In Vespa velutina chromosome 1, iVesVel2.1, whole genome shotgun sequence, the genomic stretch GCTCATCAcgttaatatttgtataaacttcttttattttacattcagCAATAAAACGTTGATTTGTATTACATTAGGATTACCTGTGCCTCAATTAAGTAACAGTCTATCAAACAGCCGTTTGATAGTTGCAAAACGTATGCTGAATCGCGCGAACGAATTAATGGATCGTCTTGACGATCCTACAGCGCCTCTACATCCAAATACATCGGAGAATAATCAGTCTCCATTACCGCAGCAGATACAAGTACAAGAAATAGAAACGGATCAGGAAGAGTAAgttcgtttaataatatttttgatcaataattattgtaaatagaTATGCTTGCCTGATAAAAGAAGGAACTCTGCGTAGACTTTTCAGAACTGCAGAAGGTCGACAATCAGCTGGAACTAGACTTTCAGAAGCTGTTACGGCTGCATTAGGAGTTGTTATTTCTGCCTCTGGCGCCAGCAATGTTACCTTATTAAGGGGTAAGAATGTAATAAATCATggaagtataatattaatgtattaacaCTTGATAAATCTAATATAGGAAGCAATGATGACGCTAATGAAGCAAGAACTGCAAGTGAGGCACAAGAAGATGCTGAAATGGAAACATCTGCGCAATCACAAAGTGAACAACAGGGAACATTAAATGCGAGTGGACAAAATAATAGACGGCCGCACGCTCAGTAAGACATATATTTTCACTGGTTGTATCgtgaaatatatcgaaaaagactcatgaatttatttatctacctatctatctatctatctatctatctatctatttatatatttattaggtTGCCGCGACCTCCACAAATGGCATACTTGTTAGATAGATTGTTGAGTACTCAAGATCGCTTAAGACCGTACATCGAACGTTACCGTGTACTTATGTTGGCTGATCCATCGTTGCCTCCAGGAGTAAGTGCACgtagaagaaaatttcataaatatcaaaaatatttattattttacatcatTAATGATTAGGCTGGGCCAGAAGGCGttgaagaaaatcaaagaataGTAGATGGTGTTAGTGAATGTTTACATTACATATCGCATTCGTGTCATGCTTTAAGCGATATAATCGTTGATATGAGACAGCAACCACCTAGAAATTTAAGATGTCGGCCAATTATTATACAACACTCTGCTATTGTACAAGCCGGTGTACCGATCCAGGTAGAGGTGAgcataaatcaaaaaaaaaatattaataacgtgcagataattatattctatatgatTTTTAGGCTCATATCAGTTTACACGGTCGcaatgcaaataataataatggcaatGAAGAAAGCACAAATGCACAACAACCGTCAGATATTGTTGTAGCTTCAGGATCGATCGAAGTTACAACTGAGGATAATAATCAGTCTCAAGAATCTAGTAGTACACCGCCATCTCAACCGGCGGAACAACAGCGACCGCAAGAACCGTCGCAATCGCAATTTGgtaattttatctttacacAATCatgcatttaataaaaaatgtacgtGTTGgataagaatattaaagtCATTCTTCCGTGGCAGTGTTCGACTTGCCGAACAACGTAGAAGTATTGATGGAAGTCAGTCCTGATAGTAACACGGAAGCTTCTTTGGGAAGCGAACAAAATCAGACTggtgaaaacaataataataacaatgctGGCATGTATCTTTTACAGATACTTTTTGGAAAATTACAAagttaatatatagatatacatatatatatatatatatatatatatatatatatatatatatatatgtgtatatatatatgacatttCTAAACTTCGTATCATTCATAGGAAGAACGAATGGAAATGGTGCTGGCATATTTCCTTGGGGTTCGGCACCCACACCTGACTTTTTACGAAATTTGATGCAAGCAGTCGCTGGACATATGGCGCAAGGTGGTATAGCCACTGTTCCGATAACAACACGCACCACAGCTACGACTTCATCAGGAGTCCAACAAACGGTTGCGGCAACCGTGGATAGTACATCTACTAATGCTGCTCAAAGCACACAAGCTCGGTAATGTCAATGATAGTAAAGTATtcaatatttatgttttagtCGTGAGTACGTTGTACTTTCATGATTgctaaataatacatttttcaatatagaAGTAATGTAGGCACTCATCCAACTACTGCAACTCAAACACGCAGTACCTCACGTCCACATGTTTTCCATCCATCGCACCCGCTTGGTGTTGGAATGAGCATGGGTCAAGGACTCGAATTtgatccttttcttccttgcaATTCTCATCATGTACGTCGTACTCCAACTAGTACACCGAATGTCACGGCCACTTCACAATCTACCAGAGCCAGTCAAACGCCTGCACAAGAAACTCAACCTCAGGCGCAAACGGgtaaatacgtatattaaGTATGGTAAAGGtgatgtcaaaaaaaaaaaaaaaaacaaacaaaaaagaaaaaaaaaagaaactcacTCATACGTATATCTACAAAGTATTTGAATTTGTTTCTATACTTTACAGCAACAACATCTACCGCAAGCAGTACCGCTAGTTCTACGAGCACAACTTCAGCAACATCGAGCCAAGGTGCCGCAAATAATCCTTTGGCGAACTTATTACGTCAAATGCTAGGAGGTACCAGTGGACAACAACAAACCAGTATAAGCATTAACAGTAACAGTAGTAATCCAATCTTTTCATGCGACGTCATAACAATATCGCATaccaaatgtaataataatagtgaatgaaaatatttttcactttagGCCCTGATCTACCGGAAAGCTTTGGAAATATAATGCAAATGGTTGGCAGCGGAAATATTCATATAGGAATCATGGGAGATGGGTATGTTTCCTTGCTTTTCAAATGTACcgtattaaagagagagagagagagagagagagagagagagtgagagggggggggtggaagagaaaaaagaattatataaaaataactttattacaGGGGTACTAATGTAGTTGGTGGAAATGTAACTCTGGccaatttattagaaattggCTCTCTACAATCTCGTGAAAATATTACGGAAGAAAATTTACTCGCTGAACTTGCTTTGCTCATTGTAAGTAAAAATCGttgcattaataaaaaaataattatgtgcCTAGAATAATATAGGTAATATTGTTCTAGGCACGTTATATGACTTTGGAAGATTTAATTCGACTAAGACGTGGAAGATCGGGACCGATCGCTAGGCTTCGAGTACCGTTAAGATTTTTATGCTGCGTGATCATGAACAATTCGTCTATGCCCGAAGAACGAGATCAAGTAGTAGAacgtttaatattacaaatcagACCACATCTTCAGCAACTTTTGGAAAGGGAAGAGGATGCCAGTGGCAGAAATAGTTCGTCCATAGACATTTGTGCTACGATCGAATCATTATTGTCACGTCATTGCAAAGACATGTTGAGACTAATACTCGATGTCGGTTAGTTCATtatttctatacatataaaatatagcgtatgaaatttttttttttttttcgtatacaatattaatatatattcatagcTATCGACGACAGAAGATTCGGAGAAGAGACATTAactatcataaataatttggGAAGACAATTGTGCGCTGTACTTCGATACTCTCTTCGTGGAGGACAAGCAGGTTTAGAGGCTGTTGCTTGCAGTTGTATGGTTagttatgatgataatattatttaaagataaatgtaattacgattttatatCCACAATTCCTTTGCCATTCCTTTAGTGCAATATGTTGGGCGCCGTTAATCCCTCTTTTCGGCAATGGATGTTGAATAGTTTTATCGTTCACTTTCGCACTTACTCGCTACGTATTCCGCAACCTCCGGATTCAGAAATTCTTCCACTTCTCATATATAAAGAAACTAATGCACAAACAACATCGTCATCTTCTACGGTATCGCACGAATCGACATGTTCAACGCAAGAACAGtcacagcaacagcaacaacaacaacaacaacaacagcaacaacaacaatcgcAATCGCAATCGCAAtcgcaacagcaacagcaacaatcGCAACATGAGGTAAATCATTTACcttgtataataaaagtaacattTTGTAGATGCGTATGAAAAGATGTTTTTagtacgaaaaaaataattcgtattatttctctttcttcttctttttttttttttttttttgtttttgaccCAGCCAATGGAAACAGAAACTGTAGAAGAAAAGTCTAACAATGAAGCGTCCGCACCCGATGAAGGGGAAGATATTCCAGAAACATTTCCAGGACACGAGGCATTACCTTCGGTAATCtattaaattctaaaaataaataatttgctaaaaatacaaaacaaatttaaaaaagaaaaaaaaaaaaaacataaaaggaaaagaaaaaaaagaactttgaCGAGAATTAAAATTCTACTTTGGGgtgattaaaatgataattgtaGGAATGGATACCTATAATCGCACGTGATGGAGtaagacaacgacgacaattACAGATGCAAGGAATGGCGAATGGTGCCGTAACAACTTTCAGTGATGCATACATAGGTGGTTTACCAACAAAACGGCGCAAACTTATCGAACAACAAAAACCACGATTATTAGTCAGTCCTACTCCTAATCATTCGGCCATAACTGCATCGGTCGAGCGTTTAGTCAGAGAAGGCGTTAGTCGCGCTGGTATCGAGGAAGTCGAAGGGGCTGCCGTTGCTGTGGCAACAGATCCTGGAGTTAGGCGTGCCTTTGGTCAAGCTATCAGAGACTGCTTAAATCCACGCAGATACGGTACCCCGGACTTTCCAGATCCATTACGCTTTCCGAATGCaactaaatatttttcagatcAAGAGAGATCATCGAAGTAATGACAAAAAGGAAGATACATATGGCCTGTGTTTGTGACTTAGAGTATCTAGGAGGACTTAGGTAGCATAATAATCAATAaccacgaaaaaaaaaaaaaagaaaaaaccataTAAACTATAACACATTGTATTAGCTCTGTCacgttaatatttcaaatctaCTTATGACTAAGACGAAGATTCGTTAATGTATAATATcacattttatttgaaattataaaggTGTTTCAATATTACCTGGTATTTTACaaagattttcattcttatttttttttttttttttattttttttatttttttttttttttgtttatttttttcctttttttttgtttcttttttttttttgtttcttttttttttttttatagagaagggtttctttaaatattattttacaggTGTATAAAGCGCtctttcattttgtaaatatgtTCAAACATTATTGCTGTATTTGTGCGACattaaacaacaacaaaaagaggaagagtatATAGTCAATTTGCTACCATCGCTCTACCTTTATACTCTAAGAATTAAGATGTAATTCATCTTGTAAGCGTACCGATATAATATCatcaatacatttttaatagtGAAATAACTTTCTCGCTAgaagtattgttattatgacaAAATTAAAGTTATTGTCGATTAGAATCTTATACAATTGTAGGTGTAGCAAATTCATCTGATGTaccaattataattattatcataatactCTCATTGTCATCCCTCTTATtagtatgattattattatcattattattatcattattattatcattatcattattattattattattattattattattattattattattattattattaatattattattattattattattattattattttcattattagagtttcattattaccataataattattacaataattttatatatatatatatattatatatatatgtatatattatatatatattatatattatatatatatatacatatatataaaattcttcttaAATGTATAATCTTCAATCAtgcataattatatttaaaattgattttccaacgctttatacaaataaatatttccttgaCGTATCTGATGGCAGTGTAAACGTTGATatcgaaattaatgaaatctataaaatgtttcgatttttatcgGTGTACTCGTCGGTAATTTCTTCTGTctcgtataaattaatattaaaagtaagtcatattaaatgtgtgtgttctataattatatactgtATATGGGAGATATTAGTTTGTAATGCGTACGCTTTGTTAAATAATGCGTTATAAAGtccaagaaaaaagaaaccttGAAATGCGTTTGTAAtttttgtagatatatattttcattatctcaGCCTTGAATCATTTAGgaaataacttttatacaGAACAAAGAAGACACCCCAATCCAACCTGGCCCCTGTCCGcctattatcaattatattatactagaACAAGGTTCATATAAGAAATACAATAACTTTGTGTGttaattaaacgaatgaaTTCATTCTCGTTTTTTATGGTGTCACtcgacaaaattattatttgtctaaCAACGATTAGTAGTATATctcttgtatatgtatatagtaaaaattataaaaaatatttaacaagtaTTTCTAGCATGGccgtgatatataatatatatatatatacatacatatatatatatatatatatatataaagtaaaatattaataaatttatttaaaacaacGGGAAGAATTAGATTTGACCAATACgaattcgtatttatttagGACGCCACTACTTTTACATCGTTTTTGAGACCATCGAGTTTAAACTTAATGGAAGAATATAAATTAGTAATACAATGGAAAACATTTTTGAATAGATTTTTAACaagtattaatttcttatacaTTCTAACAATATGCATAAGCAACAAAATGTTagcagaaaaataaagaacgtatgtatgtatttaagtaATTCGAAGACTTCGAGAAATTCCATTCTTAGAATTCCGGTAATAGTTCTCTAGCCAATTAATTTCTATGTTCTTTAGTTCGAATGCAAGATAGAAATCTTTCGGTTTGCCATGTAGTACAAGAATAAGATCGCAGATGGCACGATCGTATCttctttatacatacataaataacaatttcgaTGAAACTATACAAATAGAGAGGATCCGTACA encodes the following:
- the LOC124948701 gene encoding large proline-rich protein BAG6 isoform X7 is translated as MIDLTVKTLDSQNHAFSLEDDQITVRRFKEHIAESVAVPADSQRLIYCGRVLQDEKKLNDYDVNGKVIHLVQSAPPQPGQRNNDSGQSQGQQSQGWQNQQRPHYRFSHAQMHGNAMYLGAMSVPAEIVEGHGLPVPQLSNSLSNSRLIVAKRMLNRANELMDRLDDPTAPLHPNTSENNQSPLPQQIQVQEIETDQEELFRTAEGRQSAGTRLSEAVTAALGVVISASGASNVTLLRGSNDDANEARTASEAQEDAEMETSAQSQSEQQGTLNASGQNNRRPHAQLPRPPQMAYLLDRLLSTQDRLRPYIERYRVLMLADPSLPPGAGPEGVEENQRIVDGVSECLHYISHSCHALSDIIVDMRQQPPRNLRCRPIIIQHSAIVQAGVPIQVEAHISLHGRNANNNNGNEESTNAQQPSDIVVASGSIEVTTEDNNQSQESSSTPPSQPAEQQRPQEPSQSQFVFDLPNNVEVLMEVSPDSNTEASLGSEQNQTGENNNNNNAGRTNGNGAGIFPWGSAPTPDFLRNLMQAVAGHMAQGGIATVPITTRTTATTSSGVQQTVAATVDSTSTNAAQSTQARSNVGTHPTTATQTRSTSRPHVFHPSHPLGVGMSMGQGLEFDPFLPCNSHHVRRTPTSTPNVTATSQSTRASQTPAQETQPQAQTATTSTASSTASSTSTTSATSSQGAANNPLANLLRQMLGGPDLPESFGNIMQMVGSGNIHIGIMGDGGTNVVGGNVTLANLLEIGSLQSRENITEENLLAELALLIARYMTLEDLIRLRRGRSGPIARLRVPLRFLCCVIMNNSSMPEERDQVVERLILQIRPHLQQLLEREEDASGRNSSSIDICATIESLLSRHCKDMLRLILDVAIDDRRFGEETLTIINNLGRQLCAVLRYSLRGGQAGLEAVACSCMCNMLGAVNPSFRQWMLNSFIVHFRTYSLRIPQPPDSEILPLLIYKETNAQTTSSSSTVSHESTCSTQEQSQQQQQQQQQQQQQQQSQSQSQSQQQQQQSQHEPMETETVEEKSNNEASAPDEGEDIPETFPGHEALPSEWIPIIARDGVRQRRQLQMQGMANGAVTTFSDAYIGGLPTKRRKLIEQQKPRLLVSPTPNHSAITASVERLVREGVSRAGIEEVEGAAVAVATDPGVRRAFGQAIRDCLNPRRYGTPDFPDPLRFPNATKYFSDQERSSK
- the LOC124948701 gene encoding large proline-rich protein BAG6 isoform X4; translated protein: MIDLTVKTLDSQNHAFSLEDDQITVRRFKEHIAESVAVPADSQRLIYCGRVLQDEKKLNDYDVNGKVIHLVQSAPPQPGQRNNDSGQSQGQQSQGWQNQQRPHYRFSHAQMHGNAMYLGAMSVPAEIVEGHGLPVPQLSNSLSNSRLIVAKRMLNRANELMDRLDDPTAPLHPNTSENNQSPLPQQIQVQEIETDQEELFRTAEGRQSAGTRLSEAVTAALGVVISASGASNVTLLRGSNDDANEARTASEAQEDAEMETSAQSQSEQQGTLNASGQNNRRPHAQLPRPPQMAYLLDRLLSTQDRLRPYIERYRVLMLADPSLPPGAGPEGVEENQRIVDGVSECLHYISHSCHALSDIIVDMRQQPPRNLRCRPIIIQHSAIVQAGVPIQVEAHISLHGRNANNNNGNEESTNAQQPSDIVVASGSIEVTTEDNNQSQESSSTPPSQPAEQQRPQEPSQSQFVFDLPNNVEVLMEVSPDSNTEASLGSEQNQTGENNNNNNAGRTNGNGAGIFPWGSAPTPDFLRNLMQAVAGHMAQGGIATVPITTRTTATTSSGVQQTVAATVDSTSTNAAQSTQARSNVGTHPTTATQTRSTSRPHVFHPSHPLGVGMSMGQGLEFDPFLPCNSHHVRRTPTSTPNVTATSQSTRASQTPAQETQPQAQTATTSTASSTASSTSTTSATSSQGAANNPLANLLRQMLGGTSGQQQTSISINSPDLPESFGNIMQMVGSGNIHIGIMGDGGTNVVGGNVTLANLLEIGSLQSRENITEENLLAELALLIARYMTLEDLIRLRRGRSGPIARLRVPLRFLCCVIMNNSSMPEERDQVVERLILQIRPHLQQLLEREEDASGRNSSSIDICATIESLLSRHCKDMLRLILDVAIDDRRFGEETLTIINNLGRQLCAVLRYSLRGGQAGLEAVACSCMCNMLGAVNPSFRQWMLNSFIVHFRTYSLRIPQPPDSEILPLLIYKETNAQTTSSSSTVSHESTCSTQEQSQQQQQQQQQQQQQQQSQSQSQSQQQQQQSQHEPMETETVEEKSNNEASAPDEGEDIPETFPGHEALPSEWIPIIARDGVRQRRQLQMQGMANGAVTTFSDAYIGGLPTKRRKLIEQQKPRLLVSPTPNHSAITASVERLVREGVSRAGIEEVEGAAVAVATDPGVRRAFGQAIRDCLNPRRYGTPDFPDPLRFPNATKYFSDQERSSK
- the LOC124948701 gene encoding large proline-rich protein BAG6 isoform X2; protein product: MIDLTVKTLDSQNHAFSLEDDQITVRRFKEHIAESVAVPADSQRLIYCGRVLQDEKKLNDYDVNGKVIHLVQSAPPQPGQRNNDSGQSQGQQSQGWQNQQRPHYRFSHAQMHGNAMYLGAMSVPAEIVEGHGLPVPQLSNSLSNSRLIVAKRMLNRANELMDRLDDPTAPLHPNTSENNQSPLPQQIQVQEIETDQEELFRTAEGRQSAGTRLSEAVTAALGVVISASGASNVTLLRGSNDDANEARTASEAQEDAEMETSAQSQSEQQGTLNASGQNNRRPHAQLPRPPQMAYLLDRLLSTQDRLRPYIERYRVLMLADPSLPPGAGPEGVEENQRIVDGVSECLHYISHSCHALSDIIVDMRQQPPRNLRCRPIIIQHSAIVQAGVPIQVEAHISLHGRNANNNNGNEESTNAQQPSDIVVASGSIEVTTEDNNQSQESSSTPPSQPAEQQRPQEPSQSQFVFDLPNNVEVLMEVSPDSNTEASLGSEQNQTGENNNNNNAGRTNGNGAGIFPWGSAPTPDFLRNLMQAVAGHMAQGGIATVPITTRTTATTSSGVQQTVAATVDSTSTNAAQSTQARSNVGTHPTTATQTRSTSRPHVFHPSHPLGVGMSMGQGLEFDPFLPCNSHHVRRTPTSTPNVTATSQSTRASQTPAQETQPQAQTATTSTASSTASSTSTTSATSSQGAANNPLANLLRQMLGGTSGQQQTSISINSNSPDLPESFGNIMQMVGSGNIHIGIMGDGGTNVVGGNVTLANLLEIGSLQSRENITEENLLAELALLIARYMTLEDLIRLRRGRSGPIARLRVPLRFLCCVIMNNSSMPEERDQVVERLILQIRPHLQQLLEREEDASGRNSSSIDICATIESLLSRHCKDMLRLILDVAIDDRRFGEETLTIINNLGRQLCAVLRYSLRGGQAGLEAVACSCMCNMLGAVNPSFRQWMLNSFIVHFRTYSLRIPQPPDSEILPLLIYKETNAQTTSSSSTVSHESTCSTQEQSQQQQQQQQQQQQQQQSQSQSQSQQQQQQSQHEPMETETVEEKSNNEASAPDEGEDIPETFPGHEALPSEWIPIIARDGVRQRRQLQMQGMANGAVTTFSDAYIGGLPTKRRKLIEQQKPRLLVSPTPNHSAITASVERLVREGVSRAGIEEVEGAAVAVATDPGVRRAFGQAIRDCLNPRRYGTPDFPDPLRFPNATKYFSDQERSSK